One Flagellimonas sp. CMM7 genomic region harbors:
- a CDS encoding sodium:solute symporter family protein, translating into MEIQTWTFIIVGLTFALYIGIAIWSRAGSTKEFYIAGGGVSPLANGLATAADWMSAASFLGMAGIIAFSGYDGSVYLMGWTGGYVLLALLLAPYLRKFGKFTVPDFIGDRYYSNVARTVAVVAALFVSFTYVAGQMRGVGVVFSRFLDVEVNTGVYIGMAVVLFYAFLGGMKGITYTQVAQYCVLIFAFMVPAIFISLMATGNPIPQLGFGSAGEDGVYLLDKLDGLMTELGFTAYTDGTKSKTDVFFITAALMMGTAGLPHVIIRFFTVPKVKDARKSAGYALLFIAILYTTAPAIAVFARTNLMETVQDTPYKEIPSWFTKWEDTGLIAWTDKNGDGKIQYLPGSAIEGKKPQFIEGRANYGQRKITNPSTTANELYVDRDITVLANPEIAGLPNWIIALVAAGGLAAALSTAAGLLLVISTSISHDLIKKQFARDISDKRELLIARLSAVLAVIVAGYFGINPPGFVASVVALAFGLAASSFFPAIVMGIFSKRMNREGAISGMVAGLAITTYYIARFKLGWIGNPETSGTDNWWFGISPEGFGTMGMLVNFAVALVISRFTSPPPEKVQEIVENIRIPSGAGDAIEH; encoded by the coding sequence ATGGAGATTCAAACGTGGACGTTTATCATTGTCGGACTTACTTTTGCCCTATATATTGGAATTGCCATATGGTCTAGAGCTGGGTCGACCAAAGAATTTTATATAGCTGGGGGTGGAGTTTCACCCTTAGCCAATGGTTTGGCTACTGCTGCGGATTGGATGTCGGCAGCCTCTTTTTTAGGAATGGCGGGCATTATTGCCTTTTCAGGTTATGATGGTTCTGTGTATTTAATGGGATGGACGGGAGGATATGTGCTTTTGGCATTGTTACTTGCCCCATATTTACGAAAATTTGGAAAGTTTACCGTTCCTGATTTTATAGGCGACAGATATTATTCTAACGTTGCCCGAACCGTGGCAGTTGTGGCCGCTCTATTTGTTTCATTCACCTATGTGGCAGGCCAAATGCGTGGAGTAGGAGTTGTTTTCTCTCGTTTTTTAGATGTGGAGGTCAATACAGGAGTCTATATTGGAATGGCGGTAGTATTGTTCTATGCCTTTTTGGGTGGAATGAAGGGGATTACCTATACGCAGGTGGCACAGTATTGCGTGCTCATTTTTGCCTTTATGGTCCCCGCTATTTTTATATCCCTTATGGCTACGGGGAATCCAATTCCACAATTGGGTTTTGGTTCAGCCGGTGAAGACGGAGTATACCTTCTAGACAAATTAGACGGATTGATGACCGAACTTGGTTTTACGGCATATACGGATGGTACCAAATCCAAAACAGATGTGTTTTTTATTACAGCGGCATTGATGATGGGTACAGCGGGACTTCCACATGTAATTATCAGGTTTTTTACTGTTCCCAAAGTAAAAGATGCACGAAAATCCGCGGGCTATGCACTATTGTTTATAGCTATTCTCTACACTACAGCTCCTGCTATAGCTGTTTTTGCACGCACCAATCTAATGGAAACCGTTCAAGACACCCCGTACAAAGAAATTCCCTCTTGGTTCACCAAATGGGAAGATACAGGTCTTATCGCTTGGACAGATAAAAATGGTGATGGGAAAATACAATACTTGCCCGGTTCAGCTATTGAAGGCAAAAAACCTCAATTTATTGAAGGCAGAGCTAATTATGGACAACGAAAAATAACCAACCCTAGCACGACAGCAAATGAGTTGTACGTGGATAGGGATATTACCGTATTGGCAAATCCTGAAATTGCGGGATTGCCCAATTGGATTATTGCATTGGTTGCAGCTGGTGGTCTGGCGGCGGCACTTTCAACAGCAGCAGGATTGTTGTTGGTCATTTCAACTTCCATTTCGCATGATTTAATTAAAAAGCAGTTCGCAAGGGATATATCAGATAAAAGAGAGTTGTTGATTGCACGTCTCTCTGCGGTTCTAGCAGTGATAGTTGCAGGTTATTTTGGTATTAATCCGCCTGGTTTTGTTGCGTCGGTAGTAGCATTGGCATTTGGTTTGGCGGCTTCTTCCTTTTTTCCGGCAATTGTGATGGGTATTTTTAGTAAACGGATGAATAGGGAAGGAGCCATCTCTGGTATGGTAGCTGGTTTGGCCATTACAACCTATTATATTGCCCGTTTTAAGCTGGGATGGATTGGAAATCCAGAAACTAGTGGTACGGACAATTGGTGGTTTGGTATTTCACCAGAAGGTTTTGGCACCATGGGGATGTTGGTCAACTTTGCAGTAGCACTCGTAATTTCTCGATTTACTTCTCCACCACCTGAGAAAGTTCAAGAAATTGTGGAAAATATAAGAATTCCTAGTGGGGCGGGAGACGCAATTGAGCATTAA
- a CDS encoding OmpA family protein has product MKNYILLVSITALFYSCAEAAKEDSSSEVDSENSINSKENQSEASTEDLEVSLEQLGGLFNTGDKEEGDTKPEVEALKKLLQMSGSSEDGSMGSLQEMISMEVILDLLEDSGVSREEMEKLINNPDSLKILAQEAIKNREQARLVKEGNIAKGRISKEQLASKNTATGVSLEEAILLVQAESGPEATMAKLKKIDSLAGTNVMEQLDLTEAGYLMQDVAGKNEAPASGVELEKIEALRKLSGQLHSDKEAVELLAQLEKTEEAIASGELKASPRYQRTIEHQRKAVKIFKKDFERKARAAKKKFKQLNPNLYFGEEAGQTYVGHMRKVVYLPLGKLSFADRVVNAKHPKLMTQQKNNVLGEPDVIKGFDVEDISGIHSLGLGGTLTIQFIDNALTNVNGPDLYIFEIGQIEPTNLEISKDGKTWVKVGKIDGGVSEVDIAPFVKQGELFYYVRLTDLKMDSGLPGADVDAIAAIGAAMRLNLDSKVLFATGKSVLKPEGIDALKTLAKSISVLKKGSVIVEGHTDDVGSEATNQKLSLARAKSVSAELKKLMPGVDFRWKEKGLGESKPLVENNSDENRTKNRRVEVLVLPN; this is encoded by the coding sequence ATGAAAAACTATATCCTATTAGTCTCAATAACTGCTCTTTTTTATTCATGCGCTGAAGCTGCCAAAGAAGATAGCAGTTCAGAGGTCGATTCTGAAAATAGCATCAATTCCAAAGAAAACCAATCAGAAGCATCAACTGAGGATTTAGAAGTTTCACTAGAACAACTGGGAGGACTTTTTAACACCGGTGATAAAGAAGAAGGGGATACTAAACCCGAAGTTGAAGCGCTGAAAAAACTATTGCAAATGAGCGGTAGCTCAGAAGATGGCAGTATGGGCTCATTGCAAGAAATGATTTCGATGGAAGTCATTTTAGATTTGCTCGAAGACAGCGGAGTTTCTCGTGAAGAAATGGAAAAACTTATCAATAACCCAGATAGCCTAAAAATTCTTGCTCAAGAAGCCATAAAAAATAGAGAGCAAGCCCGGTTAGTAAAAGAGGGCAATATCGCCAAAGGCAGAATATCAAAAGAGCAATTGGCATCAAAAAATACAGCCACTGGAGTTTCCTTAGAGGAAGCCATTCTATTGGTGCAGGCAGAATCTGGGCCGGAAGCAACGATGGCCAAATTAAAAAAGATTGATTCCTTGGCCGGCACCAACGTTATGGAGCAGTTGGATCTTACAGAAGCTGGTTACCTAATGCAAGATGTGGCCGGGAAAAATGAAGCCCCAGCCAGTGGGGTAGAGCTAGAAAAGATAGAAGCCTTACGAAAATTATCGGGCCAATTGCATAGCGATAAAGAGGCAGTAGAATTACTTGCCCAACTGGAGAAAACAGAAGAGGCAATTGCCTCAGGTGAATTAAAGGCCAGTCCTCGTTACCAGCGTACCATTGAGCATCAAAGAAAAGCGGTCAAGATATTTAAAAAGGATTTTGAGCGAAAGGCAAGAGCTGCCAAGAAAAAGTTTAAACAGTTAAACCCCAATTTATATTTTGGAGAAGAAGCTGGGCAAACTTATGTAGGCCATATGAGAAAGGTGGTCTATCTGCCTTTAGGTAAACTTTCATTTGCTGATAGGGTTGTAAATGCAAAGCATCCCAAGTTAATGACCCAACAAAAAAACAATGTCCTGGGTGAACCAGATGTTATTAAAGGTTTTGATGTGGAAGATATATCTGGCATACACAGTTTGGGGCTTGGTGGCACACTCACAATCCAATTTATTGATAATGCCTTGACCAATGTCAATGGCCCCGACCTCTATATTTTTGAAATTGGTCAAATTGAGCCGACTAACCTAGAAATTTCAAAAGATGGTAAAACTTGGGTAAAGGTTGGCAAAATTGATGGTGGCGTTTCTGAGGTTGACATTGCCCCTTTTGTAAAACAAGGAGAACTTTTTTACTATGTGCGTCTCACCGATTTAAAAATGGACAGCGGACTACCTGGCGCCGATGTAGATGCCATCGCTGCCATTGGTGCAGCAATGCGATTGAACTTAGATAGCAAAGTATTATTTGCTACGGGTAAATCTGTATTAAAACCAGAAGGCATTGATGCCTTAAAAACATTAGCCAAAAGTATTTCTGTACTTAAAAAAGGAAGTGTCATTGTAGAAGGCCATACGGATGATGTAGGTAGTGAAGCAACCAACCAAAAATTATCATTGGCGCGAGCAAAAAGTGTCTCTGCCGAGTTAAAAAAACTTATGCCGGGAGTTGACTTTAGATGGAAAGAAAAAGGTCTAGGAGAATCTAAACCATTGGTAGAAAATAATAGCGATGAAAATAGGACTAAGAACCGAAGGGTTGAGGTTTTGGTCTTACCAAATTAA
- a CDS encoding ATP-binding protein, producing the protein MKCHVLLFHILIVLSSQAQTQKKIDSVLQVSEFKLGGVESKIELYNQLELLTNIEEKTTFLNNYEFVAKKENNTSHLLFVQFLRGEIFLGIENLKESFTNYHKLLSLSKAEKDVDNEFLAYTSLMHYHYKTQKEDSIKLYMAKAKEFIDRTDNNYYKAIYLRRQAEYYIKKEDYQSALTQLLHISKIELTRETSIHCNALTNIGWIYEHLSYPERAKIYYLKAFNVAKKIEAKRFFNFCKLKLAHIELFNLNNPDKALEEYKQLEEEYKNSNKYQEGVLYGTIGYAYVLTNKQEEALRYLKKSKDFFEKTGDSIFLCLPYTYFTHYYNKYEQYESAIQSGETALKIIENKNLFKARKLILLDKLAESYMAIGDKDKAYNLLKELNEIKTTLEAKKNNIAFIESQQENKENQERLQIVELKNQILNKNRTQYIFSLFLVGAILVLTLFFYRNRQKTNIKLREIDALKTNFFTNISHEFRTPLTLISSPIQETLEEPDLSGEKRKHFEIAQRNTKRLSSLVDQLLELSKIDSGNRKLLLQKNSPTQMIAAWCESFLYLAKQKNINFKTDIQNKGEKVWFDREALENIVVNLLGNAIKYTPEKGEILLQVTIENNFLWIKVRNSGQGLGNKQIKTIFNRFYQTDGQNEGAGIGLSLVKELTELHGGKISVTSEINKWSLFEVSLCLEKEKLKNAEIRETIDPLPIVTSLDQETKELEEEITGQDNELPILLIVEDNADVRTLLTDTFKKEYEVVRAVNGEEGVLKALDIIPDIIISDLMMPIKDGIALTDTLKNDERTSHIPVILLTAKAGDENELTGIETGADDYITKPFNQKILKSKTASLVALRKKLQSRYSQEVILKPKDIAITSVDENFLERVQIILDEKLKASTFTIEDFSKIMNMSRMQLHRKLKALTGLSASEFIKSQRLKLAVQILKNSDINISEVGYTVGFNDHAYFSKCFKEAYNCTPSEFLAARKST; encoded by the coding sequence ATGAAATGCCATGTTCTGCTTTTTCATATTCTTATTGTGCTGTCATCCCAAGCGCAGACGCAAAAGAAGATTGATAGCGTATTACAGGTTTCTGAGTTTAAATTAGGGGGCGTGGAATCAAAAATTGAATTATATAATCAATTAGAGCTATTAACAAACATTGAAGAAAAGACAACCTTCCTCAACAACTATGAGTTTGTTGCAAAAAAAGAAAACAATACCTCTCATTTACTTTTTGTACAATTTCTTAGAGGAGAAATTTTTTTAGGGATAGAAAACCTTAAAGAGTCATTTACAAACTATCACAAGCTGCTGTCTCTTTCCAAAGCAGAGAAAGATGTGGACAACGAATTTTTGGCATATACGAGTTTAATGCATTACCATTATAAAACTCAGAAAGAAGATTCTATCAAACTATATATGGCAAAGGCAAAAGAGTTTATAGATAGAACGGATAATAATTATTACAAGGCAATTTATTTACGCAGGCAGGCGGAATACTATATAAAGAAAGAAGATTACCAGAGTGCTTTAACCCAACTTTTGCACATAAGCAAGATTGAGCTTACTCGCGAAACATCTATTCATTGTAATGCCTTGACCAATATAGGATGGATTTATGAGCATTTAAGCTATCCGGAGCGGGCGAAAATATACTATTTAAAAGCATTTAATGTTGCAAAAAAAATAGAGGCCAAAAGGTTTTTTAACTTTTGTAAATTAAAGTTAGCGCATATAGAGTTGTTTAATCTGAACAACCCGGACAAGGCTTTGGAAGAATACAAACAGCTTGAAGAAGAATACAAGAATTCGAATAAATATCAAGAAGGTGTGCTGTATGGTACTATTGGATATGCCTATGTGTTAACTAATAAGCAAGAAGAAGCCCTTCGCTATCTAAAAAAATCGAAAGATTTTTTTGAAAAAACTGGGGACAGCATATTTTTATGCTTACCGTATACCTATTTTACGCATTACTACAATAAATATGAACAGTATGAAAGCGCCATTCAAAGCGGAGAGACTGCATTAAAGATTATAGAAAACAAAAACCTTTTTAAGGCTAGAAAATTAATTCTTCTAGACAAGTTGGCAGAATCTTATATGGCCATTGGAGATAAAGATAAAGCATACAATTTATTGAAAGAATTAAATGAAATTAAGACAACTTTAGAAGCAAAAAAAAATAATATCGCTTTTATTGAGAGCCAGCAAGAAAACAAAGAAAATCAGGAAAGGTTACAAATTGTTGAACTAAAGAATCAGATATTAAACAAGAATAGGACGCAATATATTTTCTCTCTCTTTTTAGTAGGGGCTATTTTGGTTCTTACTTTGTTTTTTTACCGAAACCGTCAAAAAACAAATATAAAGCTTCGTGAAATTGATGCCCTAAAAACTAACTTTTTCACCAACATTTCACATGAATTTAGAACTCCGCTAACGTTGATTTCCTCTCCCATACAGGAAACTCTGGAAGAACCGGATTTATCAGGTGAAAAAAGAAAACATTTTGAAATAGCTCAGAGAAATACGAAAAGACTCTCATCTTTAGTAGACCAACTTTTAGAGCTTTCAAAAATTGATAGTGGAAATCGAAAACTGCTATTGCAGAAGAATAGTCCAACCCAAATGATAGCTGCGTGGTGTGAATCATTTTTATATCTCGCCAAACAAAAAAATATCAACTTTAAAACAGATATTCAAAATAAGGGAGAAAAAGTTTGGTTTGACCGGGAAGCTCTTGAAAACATTGTTGTCAATCTGCTGGGAAATGCTATAAAATACACACCAGAGAAGGGTGAGATTCTTCTTCAGGTTACTATTGAAAATAATTTTTTGTGGATTAAGGTTAGAAATTCAGGACAAGGCCTTGGGAATAAGCAAATTAAAACAATTTTCAATCGATTTTATCAAACTGATGGCCAAAATGAAGGTGCTGGAATTGGATTGTCTCTAGTAAAAGAGTTGACAGAATTACATGGAGGGAAGATAAGCGTTACCAGCGAAATAAATAAGTGGTCATTATTTGAAGTTTCGTTATGCCTAGAGAAAGAAAAACTTAAAAATGCTGAGATTAGAGAAACTATTGACCCTTTACCTATTGTTACTTCCCTTGATCAAGAAACAAAAGAACTGGAGGAAGAAATAACAGGGCAAGACAATGAACTTCCAATTCTTCTTATTGTTGAAGATAATGCGGACGTAAGAACCTTGTTAACCGATACCTTTAAAAAAGAATACGAGGTTGTACGAGCAGTAAATGGAGAAGAAGGTGTTTTAAAAGCTTTGGATATCATACCGGATATCATCATTTCTGATTTAATGATGCCCATAAAGGATGGTATTGCGCTTACCGATACGCTTAAAAATGATGAGCGCACCAGTCATATTCCCGTTATTCTTTTAACAGCAAAAGCGGGTGATGAAAATGAGTTGACAGGTATTGAAACAGGCGCGGATGATTACATAACCAAACCTTTTAACCAAAAAATTCTAAAATCGAAAACGGCTTCATTGGTTGCACTAAGAAAAAAGTTACAATCAAGATATAGTCAAGAAGTTATTTTAAAACCTAAGGATATCGCAATTACATCCGTTGATGAAAACTTTCTTGAGCGGGTACAAATTATTCTTGATGAAAAGCTCAAAGCATCAACTTTTACGATTGAGGATTTTAGTAAAATAATGAACATGAGTCGTATGCAATTGCACAGAAAACTAAAAGCCTTAACAGGGCTCTCGGCTTCAGAATTCATAAAATCACAACGACTAAAATTAGCTGTTCAAATTCTAAAAAACTCTGATATCAATATATCAGAAGTAGGCTACACGGTGGGGTTTAATGACCACGCCTATTTTAGTAAATGCTTTAAAGAAGCCTATAACTGTACTCCTTCAGAATTCTTAGCAGCAAGAAAATCTACTTGA
- the acs gene encoding acetate--CoA ligase: protein MSNYHIKHLEEYFQVYRKSVRNPEDFWEEVAEEHFVWRKKWNTVLDWDFSKPEIKWFDGAQLNITENCIDRHLRIRGDKTAILFEPNDPKEEAQHITYTELHERVCKFANVLKDKGIQKGDRVVIYLPMIPELAVSLLACARIGAVHSVVFAGFSSTALATRINDCEAKMVLTSDGSYRGNKTIDLKGIVDDALTQCPGVETVLVAKRTNADISMEKGRDQWLQPLLDKAYSDCVPEIMEAEDPLFILYTSGSTGRPKGMMHSTGGYMVYTAYTFKNVFQYREEDIYWCTADIGWITGHSYIVYGPLTNGATTVMFEGVPSYPDFGRFWDIIQKHKVTQFYTAPTAIRALAKENLDFVTKYNLSSLKVLGTVGEPINEEAWHWYNDHVGEKKCPIVDTWWQTETGGVLISPIPFSTPTKPTYATLPMPGIQPALMDENGKEIKGNQVDGRLCIKFPWPSIARTIWGDHQRYKDTYFSAYEGKYFTGDGALRDEVGYYRITGRVDDVIIVSGHNLGTAPIEDAINEHPAVAESAIVGFPHDIKGNALYGYVILKETGESRDRDNLKKEINQMITEHIGPIAKLNKIQFVPGLPKTRSGKIMRRILRKIASKETGNLGDISTLLNPEVVDKIIEESL from the coding sequence ATGAGCAATTACCACATCAAACATTTAGAAGAATATTTTCAAGTATATCGAAAATCGGTACGTAATCCTGAAGATTTTTGGGAAGAAGTAGCAGAAGAACATTTTGTTTGGCGCAAGAAATGGAATACCGTTTTAGATTGGGATTTCTCTAAACCTGAAATTAAGTGGTTTGATGGTGCTCAGTTAAACATTACCGAAAATTGTATTGATAGACATTTGCGAATTCGAGGAGATAAAACGGCCATTCTTTTTGAGCCCAATGATCCAAAGGAAGAAGCACAACATATTACATATACCGAATTACATGAACGTGTATGCAAGTTTGCCAATGTTTTAAAAGACAAAGGCATTCAAAAAGGGGATAGGGTGGTCATTTATCTACCCATGATTCCCGAATTGGCCGTTTCGCTTCTGGCATGTGCTAGAATTGGTGCGGTTCACTCCGTGGTTTTTGCCGGGTTTTCTTCTACTGCTTTGGCGACAAGAATTAATGATTGCGAAGCAAAAATGGTACTTACTTCTGATGGTTCTTATAGGGGAAATAAAACCATCGATTTAAAAGGGATTGTAGATGATGCCCTAACACAGTGCCCCGGCGTGGAAACCGTTTTGGTTGCTAAGCGCACCAATGCAGATATTTCTATGGAAAAAGGACGCGATCAATGGTTACAGCCATTATTGGATAAAGCGTATTCTGATTGTGTCCCAGAAATTATGGAAGCAGAAGACCCTCTTTTTATATTATATACTTCTGGATCTACTGGTCGCCCTAAAGGAATGATGCATAGTACGGGAGGTTATATGGTCTACACGGCATACACTTTTAAAAATGTGTTCCAATATCGAGAAGAAGATATATACTGGTGTACTGCAGATATTGGTTGGATTACAGGGCATTCTTATATTGTCTATGGTCCATTAACCAATGGAGCTACCACAGTTATGTTTGAAGGTGTTCCCTCGTACCCGGATTTTGGCCGGTTTTGGGATATTATTCAAAAGCATAAGGTTACTCAATTCTATACCGCTCCTACCGCAATTAGAGCTTTGGCAAAAGAGAACTTGGACTTTGTTACCAAATACAATCTCTCCAGTTTGAAGGTTTTAGGTACTGTGGGTGAACCAATAAATGAAGAAGCTTGGCACTGGTATAATGACCACGTTGGGGAGAAGAAATGCCCTATTGTAGATACATGGTGGCAAACAGAAACAGGAGGTGTGCTCATTTCGCCAATTCCATTTTCAACACCTACCAAGCCCACGTATGCCACATTACCAATGCCTGGAATTCAGCCAGCCTTGATGGATGAGAATGGTAAAGAAATCAAAGGAAATCAGGTCGATGGCCGGTTGTGCATCAAGTTTCCATGGCCTTCTATTGCAAGAACTATTTGGGGAGACCATCAGCGTTACAAGGACACCTATTTTTCTGCTTATGAAGGCAAATATTTCACGGGAGATGGTGCTTTAAGGGATGAAGTGGGGTATTATAGAATAACTGGAAGAGTTGATGATGTTATTATTGTTTCTGGCCATAATTTAGGCACTGCACCCATTGAAGATGCTATAAACGAACACCCCGCCGTTGCAGAATCTGCTATCGTTGGATTCCCACATGACATTAAAGGAAATGCCTTGTATGGTTACGTTATTCTAAAAGAAACTGGGGAATCTAGAGATCGTGATAACTTGAAAAAGGAGATCAACCAGATGATTACGGAGCATATTGGCCCCATAGCTAAATTGAATAAAATTCAATTTGTGCCGGGATTGCCTAAAACCCGTAGTGGAAAGATTATGCGACGTATTCTTAGAAAAATAGCCTCAAAAGAAACGGGCAATTTAGGGGATATTTCAACCTTATTGAACCCCGAAGTTGTTGACAAAATCATAGAAGAGAGCTTATAA
- a CDS encoding PolC-type DNA polymerase III: protein MRLFQKKKQKDLPSFWNHYSNQFKGKLPVNVNENKFVIFDTETTGFSFDKDRILSIGALKLINKSILVKESFEVYISQTHYDADSAEIHGILKKGRKECIAEVEALERFLSYIKNHVLVGHHVMFDVTMINEVLKRNGLPKLKNQTLDTGLLYKRTLLTATVLQKKEQYSLDDLAEKFSISKKDRHTALGDAYITVIALLAILDKLKPKNLSDLIKRQKPSKFGL from the coding sequence ATGAGACTTTTTCAAAAGAAAAAACAAAAAGATTTACCCAGTTTCTGGAATCACTATTCCAATCAATTCAAGGGTAAACTTCCTGTCAATGTCAATGAAAATAAGTTTGTGATTTTTGATACTGAAACCACGGGTTTTAGTTTTGATAAAGATAGAATTCTTAGTATTGGGGCTTTAAAACTCATCAATAAAAGCATTTTAGTTAAAGAGAGTTTTGAGGTCTATATTTCCCAAACTCATTATGATGCCGATAGTGCTGAGATTCATGGTATTCTTAAAAAAGGGAGGAAAGAATGTATTGCTGAAGTCGAAGCCTTGGAACGGTTCTTATCCTACATTAAAAACCATGTTTTGGTTGGGCATCATGTCATGTTTGACGTTACCATGATCAATGAGGTTCTAAAAAGAAATGGGCTGCCCAAATTGAAGAATCAGACACTTGATACCGGATTACTTTACAAAAGAACCTTACTTACTGCAACTGTACTTCAGAAAAAAGAACAGTATTCTTTGGATGACTTAGCGGAAAAATTCAGTATTTCTAAAAAAGATAGGCATACCGCTTTGGGAGATGCCTATATCACTGTAATAGCTTTACTTGCCATTTTGGATAAACTCAAACCAAAAAATCTTAGTGATCTTATCAAAAGACAAAAACCCTCAAAATTTGGCCTTTGA
- a CDS encoding DUF294 nucleotidyltransferase-like domain-containing protein: MKNTISERVADFLKNFPPFNILEEGQLQRLSYEVSIVYKENNSIIFTENEAPHEYFYVVHKGAIALAKKDTTNILDICDEGDIFGLRPLMAKENYKLEAKAHEETILYAIPIKEFKPIALENKRVGDFLIESFASNTRNPYSLKHSGKLYGVSNSTDTNPESKLLDLQPVRYSTNLVTCTESTKIKVVANTMTINNVGCILVVKEGLPVGIITDRDIRNKIFTGLVPITGTAKEVMTSPVITYPKELTITQAQMAMMKSNISHLCLTEDGTPETPAVGILSKHDVMVAIGNNPAVLMRAIKRCNNTKRLRSIRHGVMNLLRGYLDENIPIELISKIISELNDATIKQVIKIVIKNMDAEPPVRFAWLTMGSQGRSEQLLNTDQDNAIIFEDVPKNRHKETTDYFLKLGAIITKELNTIGYEYCPAEMMASNPLWCHSLGEWKEVTTHWISNPGPDEVLLSSIFFDYNVTYGVKKLTDELSKHIFESVKKHPLFLTHLASGALQNPSPTGFFRDFLVEQDGAHKDFFDLKLRALMPLIDAARVLILSHSVKSINNTAERYKKLAELEPQNKEFYLACSYASKALLKFRTIQGLLHNDSGRFIALDKLNKEEKIKLKRTFKTIKEIQDLLQIRFQIKNILG; the protein is encoded by the coding sequence ATGAAGAATACCATTTCTGAACGGGTTGCAGATTTTCTTAAAAATTTCCCCCCTTTTAATATTCTGGAGGAAGGTCAGTTACAAAGGCTTTCCTACGAAGTATCCATTGTCTACAAAGAAAACAACAGTATAATTTTTACAGAAAATGAAGCACCACATGAGTACTTTTATGTGGTCCATAAAGGAGCTATAGCCCTTGCAAAAAAAGACACAACCAATATTCTGGATATTTGTGATGAAGGTGATATTTTTGGTTTGCGACCTTTAATGGCAAAGGAGAACTACAAATTAGAGGCAAAGGCACATGAAGAAACCATATTATACGCTATCCCAATCAAGGAGTTTAAGCCCATTGCCCTTGAAAATAAACGAGTAGGTGATTTTTTGATTGAAAGCTTTGCTTCCAATACTCGCAACCCATATTCCCTAAAACATAGTGGAAAACTATACGGTGTTTCTAATAGTACTGATACCAACCCGGAAAGTAAGCTTCTAGATCTTCAGCCAGTTCGTTATTCCACAAATTTAGTCACCTGTACGGAAAGCACCAAAATAAAGGTTGTTGCCAATACCATGACCATTAATAATGTTGGCTGCATTCTGGTGGTAAAAGAGGGACTTCCTGTTGGTATCATAACGGATAGGGATATTAGGAATAAAATTTTTACTGGCCTTGTACCTATTACCGGAACCGCTAAAGAAGTTATGACATCCCCCGTTATCACGTATCCAAAGGAACTTACCATTACACAGGCACAAATGGCCATGATGAAAAGTAACATAAGCCATTTGTGCTTAACAGAAGACGGGACTCCTGAAACCCCTGCCGTTGGAATACTGTCCAAACATGATGTAATGGTAGCAATAGGCAATAACCCTGCGGTATTGATGCGAGCCATTAAAAGATGTAACAATACCAAAAGGTTACGTTCCATCAGGCATGGTGTAATGAACTTACTCAGGGGCTATTTAGATGAAAATATTCCCATCGAGTTAATTTCAAAAATTATTTCTGAGTTAAATGATGCGACCATAAAACAAGTCATTAAAATTGTCATCAAAAATATGGATGCCGAACCTCCTGTCAGGTTTGCATGGTTAACCATGGGCAGTCAAGGAAGGAGCGAACAGTTATTGAATACAGATCAGGACAACGCAATTATTTTTGAAGATGTTCCGAAAAACAGACACAAAGAAACTACCGATTACTTTTTGAAACTTGGGGCCATCATAACCAAAGAACTTAACACTATAGGTTATGAATATTGCCCTGCAGAAATGATGGCTTCCAATCCATTATGGTGCCATAGTCTAGGTGAATGGAAAGAGGTGACCACCCATTGGATCAGTAACCCAGGGCCAGACGAAGTGCTTCTGTCCTCTATCTTTTTTGATTACAATGTTACGTATGGAGTTAAAAAACTTACCGATGAGCTTTCCAAGCACATTTTTGAAAGTGTGAAAAAGCATCCCTTGTTCTTAACACATTTAGCTAGCGGAGCTTTACAGAACCCCTCGCCTACCGGGTTCTTTAGAGATTTTTTAGTAGAACAAGATGGGGCTCACAAAGATTTTTTTGACCTTAAATTACGTGCATTAATGCCACTCATAGATGCGGCAAGAGTATTGATTCTTTCCCATTCCGTAAAGTCTATCAACAACACAGCAGAACGCTACAAGAAACTGGCAGAATTAGAACCTCAAAACAAAGAATTTTATTTAGCGTGTTCCTATGCCAGCAAGGCATTGTTAAAATTTAGAACCATTCAAGGTTTGCTGCATAATGATTCAGGTAGGTTTATAGCTTTGGACAAGCTCAACAAAGAAGAAAAAATAAAACTTAAGAGGACTTTTAAGACTATTAAAGAAATTCAAGATCTATTGCAGATACGGTTCCAAATCAAGAATATTTTAGGGTAA